One Cryptosporidium parvum Iowa II chromosome 5, whole genome shotgun sequence DNA segment encodes these proteins:
- a CDS encoding translation initiation factor if-2B beta; eIF-2, with product NKFLYFITLPLLIFFSQFLGLMHDKKKNNDWREDLYNLIELLRRRQLIGSQAQGKKTLEVLRQIVDKYSWKNVNELISNIKEIGSEVASIDPLAFSANGTFRRLINVIRKEYIKLSVKQPSSCQYFKNSENSKGYLQDVNMCLLRSAIFEGINELLHEYGQSWDFDQCLDIFTANETILIYGYSNLVERMLTSISKKKTNLIVFILDGDPEKHSQEFAQKISLEFGINAILISDSSLFSLIPKVSKVILSAKAIFPDGSAVTLSGGYLISQTAKFFSVPIVIVSALYKLCHFPLFDTQRTNLIVPPNLFADSLKQLSNVHFAINKLDLIPDNLISIFLTENGTMSKLQLYEIFKGRFHPDDL from the coding sequence TCTACAATTTGATAGAGCTCTTGAGAAGAAGACAACTTATTGGATCTCAGGCTCAAGGAAAGAAAACACTTGAAGTTTTGAGACAAATAGTTGATAAGTATTCATGGAAAAATGTTAATGAACtcatttcaaatattaaagaaatcgGCTCGGAAGTTGCTTCAATCGATCCGTTAGCATTTTCCGCTAATGGCACCTTTAGAAGACTTATAAACGTGATAAGGAAGGAATATATTAAACTATCTGTTAAACAGCCTTCGAGTTGCCaatactttaaaaattctgaaaattcCAAAGGTTATCTCCAGGATGTAAATATGTGCCTTTTAAGATCTGCAATTTTTGAAGGTATAAATGAACTCCTACACGAATATGGCCAATCTTGGGATTTTGATCAATGTCTGGATATTTTTACAGCAAATgaaacaatattaatttacggatattcaaatttagtTGAGAGAATGTTAACGtctatttcaaaaaagaaaacaaatCTAATAGTTTTTATTTTAGATGGAGATCCAGAAAAACATTCTCAGGAATTTGCTCAGAAAATTTCACTTGAATTCGGAATAAATGCAATTTTGATCTCTGATTCAAGCTTGTTCAGTCTTATACCCAAAGTAAGCAAAGTTATTTTAAGTGCAAAAGCTATCTTTCCGGATGGTAGCGCAGTCACTCTTTCAGGTGGCTATTTAATTTCACAAACTGCAAAATTTTTCTCTGTTCCTATTGTAATCGTTTCTGCCCTCTATAAACTTTGTCACTTTCCATTATTTGATACTCAAAGAACCAATTTAATCGTTCCACCAAATCTTTTTGCGGACTCGCTAAAGCAGCTTTCAAATGTTCACTTtgcaattaataaattggaTTTAATCCCTGATAATCTTATAAGCATTTTCCTAACAGAAAATGGGACAATGTCCAAACTACAACTATATGAAATTTTCAAAGGTAGATTTCATCCTGACGACTTGTAA